The following coding sequences are from one Mycolicibacterium aichiense window:
- the rpsJ gene encoding 30S ribosomal protein S10, whose amino-acid sequence MAGQKIRIRLKAYDHEAIDASARKIVETVTRTGASVVGPVPLPTEKNVYCVIRSPHKYKDSREHFEMRTHKRLIDILDPTPKTVDALMRIDLPASVDVNIQ is encoded by the coding sequence GTGGCGGGACAAAAGATCCGCATCAGGCTCAAGGCCTACGACCACGAGGCCATTGATGCCTCGGCGCGCAAGATCGTGGAGACGGTCACCCGTACCGGTGCGAGCGTGGTTGGTCCGGTGCCGCTGCCGACGGAAAAGAATGTGTATTGCGTCATCCGCTCCCCGCATAAGTACAAGGACTCGCGGGAGCACTTCGAGATGCGCACGCACAAGCGACTCATCGACATCCTCGACCCGACGCCGAAGACCGTTGACGCTCTCATGCGCATCGATCTGCCGGCCAGCGTCGACGTGAACATCCAGTAG
- the rplW gene encoding 50S ribosomal protein L23 codes for MATVTDPRDIILAPVISEKSYGLIEDNVYTFIVAPGSNKTQIKIAIEKIFKVKVDSVNTANRQGKRKRTRTGYGQRKSTKRAIVTLAAGSKPIDLFGAPA; via the coding sequence ATGGCGACCGTGACTGATCCCCGCGACATCATCTTGGCCCCGGTCATTTCCGAGAAGTCGTACGGACTGATCGAGGACAACGTCTACACGTTCATCGTCGCACCCGGCTCGAACAAGACGCAGATCAAGATCGCCATCGAGAAGATCTTCAAGGTGAAGGTCGACTCGGTGAACACCGCCAACCGGCAGGGCAAGCGCAAGCGCACCCGCACCGGTTACGGACAGCGCAAGAGCACCAAGCGCGCGATCGTGACCCTGGCCGCCGGCAGCAAGCCGATCGACCTATTCGGAGCTCCCGCCTGA
- the rplD gene encoding 50S ribosomal protein L4: MTLKIDVRTPDGKQDGTVELPAALFDVEPNIALMHQVVNAQLAAKRQGTHATKTRAQVSGGGKKPYRQKGTGRARQGSTRAPQFTGGGVVHGPQPRDYSQRTPKKMIAAALRGALSDRARNERIHAVTELISGQTPSTKSAKTFLGSLTDRRKVLVVIGRADEVGAKSVRNLPGVHVISPDQLNTYDVLNADDVVFSVEALNAYIGANVQEVSA; encoded by the coding sequence GTGACTCTGAAGATTGACGTTCGCACTCCGGACGGCAAGCAGGACGGCACCGTGGAACTCCCGGCCGCCCTCTTTGATGTGGAACCGAACATCGCGCTCATGCACCAGGTGGTGAATGCGCAGCTGGCCGCCAAGCGCCAGGGCACCCACGCCACCAAGACTCGCGCTCAGGTCTCCGGCGGCGGCAAGAAGCCGTACCGGCAGAAGGGCACCGGTCGCGCCCGTCAGGGTTCGACCCGCGCTCCGCAGTTCACCGGTGGTGGCGTCGTCCACGGCCCGCAGCCGCGTGACTACAGCCAGCGCACCCCGAAGAAGATGATCGCCGCCGCACTGCGTGGTGCGTTGTCGGATCGGGCGCGCAACGAGCGGATCCACGCGGTGACCGAGCTGATCAGCGGGCAGACCCCGTCGACCAAGAGCGCCAAGACGTTCCTGGGTTCGCTGACCGACCGCCGCAAGGTGTTGGTCGTGATCGGCCGGGCAGACGAAGTCGGCGCCAAGAGCGTGCGGAATCTGCCTGGTGTGCACGTGATCTCGCCGGATCAGCTCAACACCTACGACGTTCTCAACGCCGACGACGTGGTGTTCAGCGTGGAAGCGCTGAATGCCTACATCGGCGCCAATGTTCAGGAGGTTTCGGCCTGA
- the rplC gene encoding 50S ribosomal protein L3, whose protein sequence is MARKGILGTKLGMTQVFDENNRVVPVTVVKAGPNVVTRIRTPERDGYSAVQLAYGEISPRKVNKPVTGQYAAAGVNPRRHLAELRLDDEAAAADYEVGQELTAEIFADGAYVDVTGTSKGKGFAGTMKRHGFKGQGASHGAQAVHRRPGSIGGCATPGRVFKGTRMSGRMGSDRVTTQNLVVHKVDAENGVLLIKGAVPGRNGGLVMVRTAVKRGEK, encoded by the coding sequence ATGGCACGAAAAGGCATTTTGGGCACCAAGCTGGGCATGACCCAGGTGTTCGACGAAAACAACCGGGTCGTCCCCGTCACGGTCGTCAAGGCCGGACCCAACGTGGTCACCCGCATCCGCACGCCCGAGCGTGACGGCTACAGCGCTGTGCAGCTCGCCTACGGCGAGATCAGCCCCCGCAAGGTCAACAAGCCGGTCACCGGTCAGTACGCCGCCGCCGGGGTCAACCCGCGCCGGCACCTCGCCGAGCTGCGGCTCGACGATGAGGCTGCTGCCGCCGACTACGAGGTCGGTCAGGAGCTGACGGCGGAGATCTTCGCCGACGGCGCCTACGTCGACGTCACCGGGACCTCCAAGGGCAAGGGCTTCGCCGGCACCATGAAGCGACACGGCTTCAAGGGCCAGGGGGCCAGCCACGGTGCGCAGGCCGTGCACCGTCGGCCCGGCTCGATCGGTGGCTGCGCCACCCCGGGCCGCGTCTTCAAGGGCACCCGGATGTCCGGCCGCATGGGTAGCGACCGCGTCACCACGCAGAACCTGGTGGTGCACAAGGTCGATGCCGAGAACGGCGTGCTCCTGATCAAGGGTGCTGTCCCCGGCCGCAACGGCGGGCTCGTGATGGTTCGCACGGCAGTCAAACGAGGTGAGAAGTGA